Proteins encoded within one genomic window of Myxococcota bacterium:
- a CDS encoding MFS transporter has protein sequence MSPEPARRSEPEASGARPSGFRSIRQNPWWIPPFLGGVPESLSPEHLRLLGVLTFVLFFESYDISVFGNALHQLAVTFGLSKSQQGDFISLVTCGALPAFLLVPLADRIGRRRLLLLSVVCMSLGSILTASSQSATQFVVFQFCTRTFLITSAVLTVVIVTEEFPAELRGWGIGMMSGVSAIGFGLGALLYGFVNHLPLGWRSLYLMGIAPLVLFPWLRRGVRETGRFTRMRGTELASDGFAAALAGSFRPIAALVRQHPRRALAIAWIGGLSSFGTSVPFLLISEFLQTMRGWSPGAFGAMSIFFGAFGIVGNPAAGRLADRHGRRVVMLVALLAFPLFAAAFYAGPGALVALPWTAMVFLNMAGGVMQRALMTELFPTHSRGAAGGLLSMMSALGTVTSSFLYARAMGWLGSDQSLVIPLISLATVLAAAGVLLVPETARLELEQISQEGVEP, from the coding sequence ATGAGCCCGGAGCCGGCCCGACGCAGCGAGCCCGAGGCGAGCGGCGCCCGTCCTTCGGGATTTCGCTCGATTCGCCAGAACCCCTGGTGGATCCCGCCGTTCCTGGGCGGCGTGCCGGAGAGTCTCTCGCCCGAGCACCTGCGCCTGCTGGGCGTGCTCACCTTCGTGCTGTTCTTCGAGAGCTACGACATCTCGGTGTTCGGCAACGCGCTGCACCAGCTCGCCGTGACGTTCGGGCTCTCCAAGTCGCAGCAAGGCGACTTCATCAGCCTGGTGACGTGCGGCGCCCTGCCCGCCTTCCTGCTCGTCCCGCTCGCCGACCGCATCGGGAGGAGGCGGCTCCTCCTCCTGTCGGTGGTGTGCATGAGCCTGGGCTCGATCCTCACCGCCAGCAGTCAGAGCGCGACTCAGTTCGTCGTGTTCCAGTTCTGCACGCGCACCTTTCTGATCACCTCCGCGGTGCTCACGGTCGTGATCGTGACCGAGGAGTTCCCGGCGGAGCTGCGCGGCTGGGGCATCGGCATGATGTCGGGCGTCTCGGCGATCGGCTTCGGGCTGGGCGCGCTCCTGTACGGCTTCGTGAATCACCTGCCGCTGGGCTGGCGCTCGCTCTATCTCATGGGGATCGCACCGCTCGTGCTCTTCCCGTGGCTGCGGCGGGGAGTCCGCGAGACGGGCCGGTTCACGCGCATGCGCGGGACGGAGCTCGCGTCGGACGGCTTCGCTGCGGCGCTCGCCGGGAGCTTCCGCCCGATCGCCGCGCTCGTGCGCCAGCATCCGCGCCGCGCGCTCGCGATCGCCTGGATCGGAGGTCTCTCGAGCTTCGGGACGAGCGTCCCGTTCCTGCTGATCTCGGAGTTCCTGCAGACGATGCGGGGCTGGAGCCCGGGCGCGTTCGGGGCCATGTCGATCTTCTTCGGCGCATTCGGAATCGTCGGGAATCCGGCCGCGGGCCGGCTCGCCGACCGCCACGGGCGGCGCGTGGTCATGCTCGTCGCGCTCCTGGCGTTTCCGCTCTTCGCCGCAGCGTTCTATGCCGGCCCGGGGGCGCTGGTCGCGCTGCCCTGGACGGCCATGGTGTTCCTGAACATGGCCGGGGGCGTGATGCAGCGCGCGCTCATGACCGAGCTCTTCCCGACCCATTCGCGCGGCGCGGCGGGCGGGCTGCTCTCGATGATGAGTGCGCTGGGCACCGTGACCAGCTCCTTCCTCTACGCGCGTGCCATGGGCTGGCTCGGCAGCGACCAGTCACTGGTGATTCCGCTGATCTCGCTCGCTACCGTCCTCGCGGCAGCGGGCGTCTTGCTCGTGCCCGAGACGGCGCGCCTGGAGCTGGAGCAGATCAGCCAGGAAGGAGTCGAACCGTGA
- a CDS encoding TetR/AcrR family transcriptional regulator, whose protein sequence is MKTSRSAARARPRTRDPQQKRALLIATARELFASRGFATTTTADVARRAGVSEGIVFHHFGSKAGLLEAAAADYGQGLAEAMFTEAPAGAKPSAEAMLRAAFAYVREHGELSRLLWISADAGTRRASREAIVAPLARAFAEWSREGRVRPLEPEIAAELVFALVEAALVACFAEGGGRHERAYLRETVACVEGALRGVSR, encoded by the coding sequence GTGAAAACGTCCCGCAGCGCGGCACGCGCACGGCCCCGTACCCGCGACCCCCAGCAGAAGCGCGCGCTCCTGATCGCGACGGCGCGCGAGCTGTTCGCCAGCCGCGGCTTCGCCACGACCACCACCGCCGACGTCGCCCGCCGCGCGGGCGTCTCGGAGGGGATCGTGTTCCACCACTTCGGGTCGAAGGCCGGCTTGCTCGAGGCGGCCGCCGCGGACTACGGGCAGGGGCTGGCCGAGGCCATGTTCACGGAGGCGCCGGCCGGCGCGAAGCCTTCGGCGGAGGCCATGCTGCGGGCTGCGTTCGCCTACGTGCGCGAGCACGGCGAGCTGTCGCGGCTGCTCTGGATCAGCGCCGACGCCGGCACGCGCCGCGCCTCCCGGGAGGCCATCGTGGCCCCGTTGGCACGCGCGTTCGCCGAGTGGAGCCGCGAGGGCCGCGTGCGCCCGCTCGAGCCCGAGATCGCGGCCGAGCTCGTGTTCGCGCTGGTCGAGGCGGCGCTGGTCGCGTGCTTCGCCGAAGGCGGCGGCCGCCACGAGCGCGCGTATCTGCGCGAGACGGTGGCCTGCGTCGAGGGCGCGCTGCGGGGAGTGAGTCGATGA